A stretch of the Asticcacaulis sp. ZE23SCel15 genome encodes the following:
- a CDS encoding acyl-CoA dehydrogenase, which translates to MFNWSDPFLLDAQLTDEERLIRDAAHDYAQSSLMPRVLRAYAEEDTDPTIFREMGERGLLGATLPEEYGGAGASYVAYGLIAREVERVDSGYRSMMSVQSSLVMYPIHAYGSEAQKQKYLPKLASGEWIGCFGLTEPDAGSDPGSMRTTARKVDGGYVLNGTKMWISNSPIADVFVVWAKLDGVIRGFVLDKGLTGLSAPKIHGKLSLRASITGEIVMDNVEVGDDAILPDASGLKGPFGCLNRARYGIAWGVMGAAEDCWHRARQYGLDRVQFGRPLAQTQLFQKKLADMQTEITLGLQAALRVGQLFDAGQMQPEMISLIKRNNCGKALEIARHARDMHGGNGIHEEFHVMRHAQNLESVNTYEGTHDVHALILGRAQTGLQAFY; encoded by the coding sequence ATGTTTAACTGGTCCGACCCCTTCCTTTTGGACGCACAATTGACGGACGAGGAGCGTTTGATCCGTGATGCGGCCCACGACTATGCGCAATCGTCATTGATGCCGCGGGTTTTGCGCGCCTATGCCGAAGAAGACACCGATCCGACGATTTTCCGTGAGATGGGTGAACGCGGTCTGCTGGGTGCGACTTTGCCGGAAGAATACGGTGGGGCGGGGGCGAGCTATGTGGCTTATGGCCTGATCGCGCGCGAGGTCGAGCGGGTCGATAGCGGCTATCGCTCGATGATGAGCGTGCAGTCGTCTTTGGTTATGTATCCAATCCATGCTTACGGGTCTGAGGCGCAAAAGCAAAAATACCTGCCCAAGCTGGCGTCGGGCGAATGGATCGGCTGCTTTGGGTTGACCGAGCCGGACGCAGGGTCTGACCCCGGATCAATGCGCACCACGGCGCGTAAAGTGGACGGCGGTTATGTCCTCAACGGCACCAAGATGTGGATATCGAACTCACCGATCGCCGATGTGTTTGTGGTTTGGGCCAAGCTGGACGGGGTGATCCGTGGCTTTGTTTTGGACAAGGGATTGACGGGCCTGAGCGCGCCGAAAATCCACGGCAAACTCAGCCTTCGCGCCTCGATCACCGGCGAGATTGTCATGGACAATGTCGAGGTCGGAGACGACGCGATTTTGCCCGATGCCTCCGGCCTCAAAGGGCCGTTTGGGTGTCTCAATCGGGCGCGTTATGGCATAGCCTGGGGCGTGATGGGGGCGGCGGAAGACTGCTGGCATCGGGCGCGGCAGTATGGCCTTGACCGGGTGCAGTTCGGCCGGCCTTTGGCGCAAACGCAGTTGTTCCAGAAGAAGCTGGCCGACATGCAGACCGAGATTACGCTGGGCCTGCAAGCGGCCCTGCGCGTCGGGCAACTGTTTGACGCGGGGCAAATGCAGCCGGAAATGATCTCACTGATCAAGCGCAACAACTGCGGCAAGGCGCTGGAGATCGCAAGGCACGCCCGCGACATGCACGGTGGCAACGGTATCCATGAGGAGTTCCACGTCATGCGCCACGCCCAGAATCTGGAGAGCGTCAACACCTACGAAGGCACCCACGATGTTCATGCCCTCATCCTCGGTCGCGCACAGACGGGCCTTCAGGCGTTTTATTAG
- a CDS encoding aldehyde dehydrogenase family protein has protein sequence MSADTRILLEGLGVTSGHTGGTLKVHSPNTGELIAEVVETSVSQVSARIDAAHQAYLQWRLIPAPKRGELVRLFGEELRAHKDALGKLVSVEAGKITSEGLGEVQEMIDICDFAVGLSRQLYGLTIATERADHRMMETWHPLGVVGIISAFNFPVAVWAWNACLALVCGDAIVWKPSEKTPLTALATHALFERAVAKYKAAGYAIPEGLSALLIGGKAVGEALVDHDKVALVSATGSTAMGRAVGPKLAARFARALLELGGNNAAIIAPTADLDLSLRGVAFAAMGTAGQRCTTLRRLFVHDSIYDAFVPRLKQAYGSVKVGHPLEDGTLIGPLIDGQAFQNFEKALDEARRLGGKVTGGERVDINGHQSHYVRPALVEMDAHIGPVLRETFGPILYVIRYSDIRDAIDLQNAVGAGLSSSIFTNDVREAELFMSAAGSDCGIANVNIGPSGAEIGGAFGGEKETGGGRESGSDSWRAYMRRATNTINYGTTLPLAQGVMFDV, from the coding sequence ATGAGCGCGGATACACGGATTTTGCTGGAAGGCCTTGGCGTTACCTCTGGCCACACGGGCGGGACCTTGAAGGTCCATTCGCCCAATACCGGTGAGTTGATTGCGGAGGTGGTCGAAACCTCGGTGTCGCAAGTCAGCGCGCGTATTGATGCGGCTCATCAGGCCTATCTGCAATGGCGGCTGATCCCGGCCCCTAAGCGCGGTGAACTGGTCCGGTTGTTCGGCGAAGAACTGCGGGCGCACAAGGACGCGCTGGGTAAGCTGGTCTCGGTCGAAGCGGGCAAGATCACCTCCGAAGGCCTCGGCGAAGTGCAGGAGATGATCGATATCTGTGACTTCGCGGTCGGGCTTTCTCGGCAACTGTACGGCCTGACGATTGCGACGGAGCGTGCCGATCACCGTATGATGGAAACCTGGCATCCGCTCGGCGTGGTCGGTATCATTTCAGCGTTTAATTTCCCGGTCGCGGTGTGGGCGTGGAATGCCTGTCTGGCGCTGGTGTGCGGCGATGCGATCGTTTGGAAACCGTCCGAGAAAACACCCCTTACCGCCTTAGCCACCCATGCGTTGTTTGAGCGCGCCGTAGCGAAATATAAGGCTGCCGGATACGCCATCCCCGAAGGTTTGTCGGCGCTTCTGATCGGCGGCAAAGCGGTCGGCGAAGCCTTGGTCGATCACGATAAGGTTGCGCTGGTGTCGGCGACCGGATCGACGGCTATGGGCCGCGCTGTGGGGCCGAAACTGGCCGCCCGTTTCGCCCGTGCCCTGCTGGAACTGGGCGGTAATAACGCCGCCATTATCGCCCCAACGGCTGATCTCGATCTTTCCTTACGTGGCGTGGCGTTTGCGGCCATGGGTACGGCCGGACAGCGCTGCACGACCCTGCGCCGCCTGTTTGTTCACGACAGCATCTATGACGCTTTCGTGCCACGCCTGAAGCAGGCCTATGGCTCGGTAAAGGTCGGTCATCCGCTCGAAGACGGCACCCTGATTGGGCCGCTGATTGATGGGCAGGCGTTTCAGAATTTTGAGAAAGCGCTTGATGAAGCGCGCCGCCTTGGCGGTAAGGTCACCGGTGGCGAGCGCGTCGATATCAATGGTCATCAAAGCCACTACGTCCGTCCGGCGCTGGTCGAAATGGACGCGCACATCGGGCCGGTCTTGCGCGAAACCTTTGGGCCGATTCTGTATGTAATCCGCTATTCGGATATCCGTGACGCGATTGATCTGCAAAACGCGGTGGGGGCGGGGCTGTCGTCGTCGATCTTCACCAACGATGTCCGCGAAGCCGAACTGTTCATGTCGGCGGCAGGGTCGGATTGTGGTATTGCCAATGTCAATATCGGCCCATCGGGGGCGGAAATCGGCGGAGCCTTTGGCGGCGAAAAAGAAACCGGCGGCGGTCGTGAATCGGGCTCTGATTCCTGGCGGGCCTATATGCGCCGCGCCACCAACACCATCAACTACGGCACGACCTTGCCCTTGGCTCAGGGGGTCATGTTCGATGTTTAA
- a CDS encoding FAD-binding oxidoreductase, producing the protein MSLTHGLWQATAPDAPQTAVLAGDVRADVAIVGAGYTGLSAALNLAERGLSVAVIEAKHIGFGGAGRNVGLVNAGMWVMPDELPQVLGAVHGERLLSVLGDGPQEVFARVAKHNIDCELQTAGTLHCAVGQSGIKELQQRAAQWQARGAAVRLLNAAETAGKVGSNAYPAALLDLRAGTIQPLAYVRGLGRAAIAAGAKVFTDSPVSAVELAGDQWRVVTSAGSVTANWVIMATDAYAQGPWDIIRTEQVHLPYFNMATVPLPEDIRRTILPQGQGAWDTAEVLSSFRMDAQGRLVWGSVGALRHGAHAVHREWAKRAMTRVYPQLKGIGFEYEWFGWIGMTDDNLPRFHRFADRVVGVSGYNGRGIAPGTVMGRVLAEHVAGDLHADDLPLPVTVAKSAGLRAGKEIYYEAGAAMLHAVEHRL; encoded by the coding sequence ATGTCACTCACCCACGGACTTTGGCAGGCTACGGCACCTGACGCACCGCAAACGGCGGTGCTGGCGGGCGATGTGCGGGCCGATGTCGCCATTGTCGGGGCGGGCTATACCGGATTGTCTGCGGCGCTTAATCTGGCGGAGCGCGGCCTGTCGGTGGCGGTGATCGAAGCCAAACACATTGGTTTTGGCGGGGCGGGCCGCAATGTCGGGCTGGTCAATGCCGGGATGTGGGTCATGCCTGATGAACTGCCCCAGGTTCTGGGGGCGGTGCATGGTGAGCGCCTGCTGAGCGTGCTGGGTGACGGGCCGCAGGAAGTGTTCGCGCGGGTGGCTAAGCACAACATTGACTGCGAACTGCAAACGGCAGGCACACTGCACTGTGCGGTCGGTCAATCCGGTATCAAAGAATTGCAGCAACGCGCCGCACAATGGCAGGCGCGGGGGGCGGCTGTGCGGTTGCTTAATGCGGCAGAAACGGCCGGGAAGGTCGGATCAAACGCCTATCCGGCGGCGCTGCTGGATCTGCGGGCCGGAACTATCCAGCCGCTGGCCTATGTGCGCGGACTGGGGCGGGCGGCGATTGCGGCGGGGGCTAAGGTGTTTACCGACAGTCCGGTCAGTGCCGTTGAGTTAGCCGGCGATCAGTGGCGGGTGGTGACATCAGCCGGATCAGTGACGGCGAACTGGGTGATCATGGCGACCGATGCCTATGCGCAAGGTCCGTGGGATATTATCCGGACAGAGCAGGTGCATCTGCCCTATTTCAATATGGCGACGGTTCCTTTGCCGGAGGATATCCGGCGCACCATTTTGCCGCAAGGGCAGGGGGCGTGGGATACGGCTGAAGTGCTGTCCTCGTTTCGGATGGATGCGCAGGGACGGCTGGTCTGGGGCTCGGTCGGGGCGCTCAGGCATGGGGCGCACGCCGTGCATCGCGAGTGGGCCAAACGGGCCATGACGCGGGTCTATCCGCAACTCAAAGGCATCGGATTTGAGTATGAATGGTTCGGCTGGATCGGCATGACCGATGATAATCTGCCGCGCTTTCATCGCTTTGCCGACCGGGTTGTGGGCGTGTCAGGCTATAATGGTCGTGGCATCGCGCCGGGCACGGTCATGGGGCGCGTGCTGGCCGAACACGTCGCCGGAGACCTGCACGCAGACGATCTGCCCTTGCCGGTGACGGTGGCGAAATCGGCGGGCTTACGGGCCGGCAAAGAGATTTATTATGAAGCCGGTGCGGCGATGCTGCATGCGGTTGAACACAGGCTTTAG
- a CDS encoding LysR family transcriptional regulator has product MLSPRRFLPSLSLLSAFEATARLGSITAAARELNLTQSAVSRQIAALEAQLEVNLFHRERQTVRLTSGGETYAREIREALKTIRTASLNLRANPMGGTLNLAILPTFGTRWLAPRLPTFLAQHPGITLNLKTRINTFDFRLETMDAAIHFGHANWPGTEMALLRTEEVVPACSPQLKARYDFREPSDLRQAPLLHLTSRPDAWERWLAAYGAGAESVQGMLLDQFATAAQVARSGLGVALLPTFLIEEELSSGQLVRALDLPLKSEEAYYLVWPFERAQHPPLTAFKQWLLNETASFR; this is encoded by the coding sequence ATGCTGTCACCCCGCCGCTTCCTGCCTTCGCTGTCGCTTCTGTCGGCCTTTGAGGCCACGGCCCGTCTGGGTTCGATCACCGCCGCCGCGCGCGAACTGAACCTGACCCAGAGCGCCGTCAGCCGCCAGATCGCCGCGTTAGAGGCGCAACTGGAGGTCAATCTGTTCCACCGGGAGCGTCAGACCGTGCGCCTGACCTCCGGCGGGGAAACCTATGCCCGTGAGATTCGCGAAGCGTTGAAAACCATCCGTACGGCCTCGCTTAATCTGCGGGCTAATCCGATGGGGGGTACACTCAACCTTGCTATCCTGCCGACGTTTGGGACGCGCTGGCTGGCGCCGCGTCTGCCGACCTTTCTGGCGCAGCATCCGGGCATTACGCTCAATCTCAAGACCCGCATCAACACCTTTGATTTCCGGCTGGAGACCATGGACGCGGCCATTCATTTCGGCCACGCCAACTGGCCCGGTACGGAAATGGCCCTGCTGCGCACCGAAGAGGTCGTCCCGGCCTGCAGCCCGCAACTCAAAGCCCGTTATGATTTTCGCGAACCGAGCGATCTTCGCCAAGCCCCGCTGCTGCACCTGACCTCACGACCGGATGCGTGGGAGCGCTGGCTGGCGGCCTATGGGGCGGGGGCCGAAAGCGTGCAGGGCATGCTGCTCGATCAGTTCGCTACGGCCGCTCAGGTGGCCCGATCCGGCCTTGGGGTGGCCCTGTTGCCGACCTTTCTGATTGAGGAAGAGTTATCGAGCGGCCAATTGGTGCGCGCGCTTGATCTGCCGCTTAAGAGCGAAGAGGCCTATTATCTGGTCTGGCCATTTGAGCGCGCTCAGCACCCGCCGCTTACGGCCTTCAAACAATGGCTGCTCAATGAAACCGCGTCGTTCAGATAG
- a CDS encoding quinate 5-dehydrogenase yields MRIVTADEVRQKLGYARLVAELPSRLRAETQVPARSQITIPRDDEDDATLLLMPAWSPSVGGLKIVHVTPGNAARHKAAVNASYLLFDGTTHEHLALIDGAELTARRTAAVAAIAASRLAAPDAKRLLLMGSGRIASELAYAYRAVRPITEVCVHSPTRAHAESLAAKLSADGFEARVCDDLPAEAARADIIACATLSHQPIIHGEWLKSHHHLALIGGFTPDMREADDAAIRKGHVFIDTLTALSEAGDVKGLSFDDIKGTLRDLCDPDFDPPAGFTVFKSVGEAFQDLAAASLL; encoded by the coding sequence ATGCGCATAGTCACCGCCGATGAGGTTCGCCAAAAGCTTGGCTACGCCCGTCTGGTAGCGGAACTGCCGTCGCGTTTGCGCGCCGAAACCCAAGTGCCCGCCCGCAGCCAGATCACCATCCCGCGCGACGATGAAGACGACGCCACCCTGCTGCTTATGCCCGCCTGGAGCCCATCGGTCGGGGGGCTTAAAATCGTTCACGTCACCCCCGGCAATGCCGCGCGCCATAAGGCCGCCGTCAATGCCTCATATCTGCTGTTTGATGGCACGACCCATGAGCATCTGGCCCTGATCGATGGCGCAGAACTGACGGCGCGGCGCACCGCCGCCGTGGCCGCCATAGCCGCCAGCCGATTGGCCGCACCCGATGCCAAACGGCTGCTGCTGATGGGCTCCGGACGGATCGCCTCAGAACTTGCCTATGCTTACCGCGCCGTGCGCCCGATCACTGAGGTCTGCGTCCATAGTCCGACCCGCGCACATGCCGAGTCTCTTGCCGCAAAACTGAGCGCGGACGGCTTTGAGGCGAGGGTGTGCGACGACCTGCCCGCCGAGGCCGCCCGCGCCGACATCATTGCCTGCGCAACCTTAAGCCACCAACCGATCATTCACGGTGAATGGCTCAAATCCCATCATCACTTGGCCCTGATCGGCGGCTTTACGCCGGACATGCGCGAAGCCGATGATGCCGCCATCCGCAAAGGCCATGTCTTTATCGACACCCTGACCGCCTTGTCTGAGGCCGGTGATGTCAAGGGCTTAAGCTTTGACGACATTAAGGGCACTTTGCGCGACCTGTGCGATCCGGATTTCGATCCTCCCGCAGGCTTTACCGTCTTCAAAAGCGTTGGTGAGGCGTTCCAGGATCTGGCGGCAGCCAGTTTATTATAA
- a CDS encoding ABC transporter ATP-binding protein: MDSIIAIKGLEKTYDSGHKALKGIDLDIRRGEIFALLGPNGAGKTTLIGAVCGLVRPTGGTIIADGHDISKDFRAARAKIGLVPQELATDMFVTVWNTVAFSRGLFGLGPNKKYLEKILKDLSLWDKKDAKIATLSGGMKRRVLIAKALSHEPKILFLDEPTAGVDVELRRDMWQMVRRLREQGVTIILTTHYIEEAEDMADRIGVINKGEIILVEDKTALMRKLGRTEVVIGLKEPTSAAPTISGRTPLISEDGLTLTYVIDGDENDEAPADLIKRLAQSGMDFTSINMNRSSLEDIFVTLVQ, encoded by the coding sequence GTGGATTCGATTATCGCCATCAAGGGCCTGGAGAAAACCTATGACAGCGGCCATAAGGCGCTTAAGGGCATAGATCTCGATATCCGACGCGGCGAAATATTTGCGCTGCTGGGCCCCAACGGGGCGGGCAAGACGACCCTGATCGGGGCGGTGTGCGGGCTTGTACGCCCGACCGGCGGCACCATCATCGCCGATGGCCATGATATCTCCAAAGACTTCCGCGCCGCCCGTGCCAAAATCGGGCTGGTACCGCAGGAATTGGCGACCGACATGTTTGTCACCGTCTGGAACACGGTCGCCTTCAGCCGCGGCCTGTTTGGCCTTGGCCCCAACAAGAAATATCTGGAAAAAATCCTCAAAGACCTCAGCCTGTGGGACAAGAAGGACGCCAAGATCGCCACCCTGTCCGGCGGCATGAAACGGCGCGTGCTGATCGCCAAGGCCCTGTCGCATGAACCTAAGATCCTGTTTCTGGATGAACCGACCGCTGGCGTCGATGTCGAACTGCGCCGCGACATGTGGCAGATGGTGCGCCGCCTGCGCGAACAGGGCGTCACCATCATCCTGACCACCCACTACATCGAAGAGGCCGAAGACATGGCCGACCGCATCGGTGTGATCAACAAAGGCGAGATCATACTGGTCGAGGACAAAACCGCCCTGATGCGCAAGCTGGGCCGCACCGAAGTGGTCATCGGCCTGAAAGAGCCCACCTCAGCCGCCCCCACCATCAGCGGCCGCACGCCGCTCATATCCGAAGATGGCCTGACCCTGACCTATGTGATTGACGGGGACGAAAACGACGAAGCCCCGGCCGATCTGATTAAACGGCTGGCCCAGTCGGGCATGGATTTCACATCCATCAATATGAACCGCTCCTCGCTGGAGGACATCTTCGTCACGCTAGTGCAGTGA
- a CDS encoding ABC transporter permease, whose amino-acid sequence MNLHAIKAIYAFEMGRFLRTIFQSIASPVLSTSLYFIVFGSAIGSQMTEIGGVSYGAFIVPGLIMLTVLTESVSNSSFGIYLPRFTGTIYEVLSAPVEVGEVILGYVGAAATKSVIIGTIILGTARLFVPFEIVHPLATAGYLVLIAVTFSLFGFILGILADGFEKLQIVPMLIITPLTFLGGTFYSISMLPPAWQTVTLFNPIVYLVNGFRWTFYGKADVNIAVSLGMTVLFMVVCVGIISWVFKTGYRLRT is encoded by the coding sequence ATGAACCTGCACGCCATAAAAGCTATCTATGCGTTTGAGATGGGCCGGTTTTTGCGCACCATTTTCCAGAGCATCGCCTCGCCCGTCCTGTCGACCTCGCTTTATTTCATCGTCTTTGGTTCGGCCATCGGCAGCCAGATGACGGAGATCGGCGGCGTATCTTACGGCGCCTTCATCGTGCCGGGCCTGATCATGCTGACCGTCCTGACCGAAAGCGTCTCCAACTCATCCTTTGGTATCTACCTGCCGCGCTTTACCGGCACCATCTATGAGGTACTGTCGGCACCCGTCGAAGTCGGCGAAGTGATATTGGGCTATGTGGGTGCTGCCGCCACCAAGTCGGTGATTATCGGCACCATAATCCTTGGTACCGCACGGCTATTTGTGCCGTTTGAAATTGTCCATCCGCTGGCCACAGCGGGATATCTGGTGCTGATTGCCGTCACATTTTCACTGTTCGGGTTTATCTTGGGCATCCTTGCCGACGGGTTTGAAAAGCTTCAGATCGTGCCCATGCTGATCATCACGCCGCTGACCTTTCTGGGGGGCACGTTTTATTCGATTTCCATGCTGCCTCCGGCCTGGCAGACCGTGACCCTGTTCAATCCGATCGTCTATCTGGTCAACGGCTTTCGCTGGACGTTCTACGGCAAGGCCGATGTCAATATCGCCGTAAGCCTAGGCATGACCGTGCTGTTTATGGTGGTTTGCGTGGGTATCATTTCATGGGTGTTCAAAACCGGCTACCGCCTGCGCACCTGA
- a CDS encoding DUF4142 domain-containing protein: MSPHNLTALLSNALPFPAAHKFNRSLTGAQFAARASMLNGCAIKLHRLAIERSSRAEVRDYARQMAEAHIWTAEALLTSVQSAHLNVGLDPQPDDRHHRRLEALNLAALPDFDYDYIDAQNRLYMELIVLSEQYIETGADKALAFFATNTLSYLSHHLQQFAPLAGADCQ, translated from the coding sequence ATGTCCCCTCATAATCTGACGGCCTTGCTGTCAAACGCCCTGCCCTTTCCGGCAGCCCATAAATTTAACCGCAGCCTGACGGGCGCACAGTTTGCAGCCCGCGCGTCCATGCTCAACGGCTGCGCCATTAAGCTGCATCGTCTGGCGATTGAGCGCTCATCCCGCGCTGAGGTGCGCGACTATGCCCGCCAGATGGCCGAGGCCCATATCTGGACGGCTGAGGCGTTGCTGACGTCGGTGCAAAGCGCGCACCTGAATGTGGGGCTTGATCCACAGCCGGACGACCGCCACCACAGACGGCTGGAGGCGCTCAACCTGGCCGCCTTACCGGATTTCGACTATGACTATATCGATGCCCAGAACCGGCTCTATATGGAGCTGATCGTGCTCAGCGAGCAGTATATCGAAACCGGAGCCGACAAGGCGCTGGCGTTTTTTGCGACCAACACCCTGTCCTATCTCAGCCATCATCTTCAGCAATTTGCACCGCTGGCCGGGGCTGATTGTCAGTAA
- a CDS encoding HD-GYP domain-containing protein, giving the protein MHKAPKLPDISAKSLRLSELLGALSHALDMTEGQPEGHCVRCAYIGMHMADELELSDRQRWELYYVLLLKDLGCSSNAARICQLYLTDDLSFKRDFKEIDSDLSNILGFVMSHTGLKADLAARFRATINIFQNGGELSRELIETRCTRGADIARQLRFSEAVAVGIRDLDEHWDGKGQPQKLKGREISPYARIALLTQVVDVFNASHGRLAAINEVQKRAGTWFEPEMADAFLEASARPGFWEGLSDPGLNAQVYGLEPANHEVELDEDFLDDIAIAFGQVVDSKSPYTAGHSARVALYTDMMGEVLGLDDHVRRWLKRAALLHDVGKLGVSNTILDKPGKLDGDEWVQMQNHALYTEHILSRISAFAELAQIAGAHHERLDGKGYPHGLAAELISFETRIISTADFFDALTADRPYRAAMPVGKALDIIGESVGTAIDPVCFEALKRAIELIERNGQDDTLIIDGQAPVMKVA; this is encoded by the coding sequence GTGCATAAGGCACCGAAATTGCCGGATATTTCGGCAAAAAGTCTCAGGCTGTCGGAACTGCTGGGGGCGCTATCACACGCCCTTGACATGACCGAAGGCCAGCCCGAAGGTCACTGCGTGCGCTGTGCCTATATCGGCATGCACATGGCTGATGAGCTGGAACTGAGTGACCGGCAACGCTGGGAGCTTTATTACGTCCTGCTGCTTAAGGATCTGGGCTGTTCGTCCAATGCCGCGCGTATCTGCCAGCTTTATCTGACCGATGATTTAAGCTTTAAGCGCGACTTCAAGGAAATCGATTCCGACCTGTCCAATATTCTGGGCTTTGTGATGTCCCATACCGGGCTCAAGGCAGATCTGGCCGCCCGGTTCCGCGCCACGATCAATATCTTTCAGAATGGCGGGGAGCTGTCGCGCGAACTGATTGAGACCCGCTGTACGCGCGGGGCCGACATTGCCCGTCAGCTACGCTTTTCCGAAGCCGTCGCCGTCGGTATCCGCGATCTGGATGAGCACTGGGACGGCAAGGGCCAGCCGCAAAAGCTGAAAGGCCGTGAGATTTCGCCCTATGCCCGCATTGCGCTTTTGACGCAGGTCGTCGATGTTTTCAACGCCAGTCACGGTCGGTTAGCGGCGATCAATGAGGTCCAAAAGCGCGCCGGGACGTGGTTTGAGCCAGAAATGGCCGATGCCTTCCTTGAGGCCTCGGCCCGACCCGGCTTCTGGGAGGGCCTGTCCGATCCGGGTTTAAACGCGCAGGTTTACGGCCTTGAGCCCGCCAATCATGAGGTTGAACTGGACGAAGACTTTCTGGATGATATCGCCATCGCCTTCGGGCAGGTGGTCGATTCCAAAAGCCCCTATACCGCCGGTCATTCGGCGCGGGTGGCGCTCTATACCGACATGATGGGCGAAGTCTTAGGACTGGACGACCATGTTCGGCGCTGGCTTAAGCGGGCGGCTTTGCTGCACGATGTCGGAAAGCTTGGGGTCTCCAATACCATCCTCGATAAACCGGGTAAGCTGGACGGCGATGAGTGGGTGCAGATGCAAAATCATGCCCTCTATACCGAGCATATCCTGTCGCGCATTTCAGCCTTTGCAGAATTGGCTCAGATCGCGGGTGCCCACCATGAACGCCTGGATGGTAAGGGCTATCCGCATGGTTTGGCGGCTGAGCTGATCAGCTTTGAAACCCGCATTATCTCCACGGCGGATTTCTTTGATGCCCTGACCGCCGACCGGCCTTACCGTGCGGCCATGCCGGTGGGTAAGGCGCTGGATATTATTGGCGAAAGCGTGGGCACTGCCATTGATCCGGTCTGCTTTGAGGCTTTGAAGCGTGCCATTGAGCTGATCGAGCGCAACGGCCAAGATGATACCTTGATCATTGACGGGCAGGCACCCGTCATGAAGGTGGCTTAA
- a CDS encoding alpha/beta hydrolase has translation MPRHRSAALKLFFLIGRIVLVAALAVYLLILGHIYVNQQNMLYEKVTTVTAPKVDGVPDIEDIRLKTPDGETLRAWYLPPEEGKPLILFFGGQGSGIHDQSDRYIRMHREGVGFLALSYRGYAGSTGTPSEAGLFTDAATAYDWLAAQGYGPERIVLHGHSLGSGVATWLATQRPARALILEAPFTAASDVGQERYPLLPVSFLMKDKYLSRDRIKDVHIPVLIAHGDRDTVIPFHHGVRLYDLANQPKIFARYESSDHSTLVRDGLYERSIWPFLGLK, from the coding sequence ATGCCCCGTCATCGCTCAGCCGCTCTGAAACTCTTTTTTCTTATCGGCCGGATCGTGCTGGTGGCGGCATTGGCGGTTTATCTGCTGATCCTGGGGCATATCTACGTCAATCAGCAAAACATGCTGTATGAAAAGGTCACCACCGTCACGGCCCCCAAGGTCGACGGCGTGCCGGACATCGAAGACATCCGCCTGAAAACCCCCGATGGTGAGACCCTGCGGGCGTGGTATCTGCCGCCGGAAGAGGGCAAGCCGCTGATCCTGTTTTTCGGTGGCCAAGGCTCAGGCATACATGATCAGTCCGATCGCTATATCCGCATGCATCGCGAAGGGGTTGGCTTTCTGGCCCTGTCTTATCGCGGCTATGCCGGATCGACCGGCACCCCAAGTGAGGCGGGCCTGTTTACCGATGCGGCCACCGCCTATGATTGGCTGGCCGCGCAGGGTTACGGGCCGGAACGGATCGTGCTTCATGGCCATTCGCTCGGCTCAGGCGTGGCTACCTGGCTGGCGACCCAACGTCCGGCCCGCGCGTTGATACTGGAGGCCCCGTTCACCGCCGCCTCGGATGTGGGCCAGGAGCGCTATCCCCTGCTGCCGGTATCGTTCCTGATGAAGGACAAATACCTGTCGCGCGACCGGATCAAGGATGTGCATATCCCGGTGCTGATCGCGCACGGCGACCGCGATACGGTGATACCGTTCCATCACGGGGTCAGGCTCTATGACCTTGCCAATCAGCCCAAGATCTTTGCCCGCTATGAGAGCTCAGACCATTCGACGCTGGTGCGCGATGGTCTTTATGAGCGCAGCATCTGGCCGTTTTTGGGGCTTAAATAA